ACAATCTTCTTTCTAATTATACATGTAGTTGTAAAATTTCCTAATGAAAAGATTAATTTATTCTATGTCTAGTGGCATTGTTAACCTCACTGAATCTATCGTCTTACACAATGTTTTATATATTCTCTTACTTTCTTTCAATATTATCAGTTAGTAACCTCATTGAGTTATATACTCTTgcaatttgatttttttctagAAATCCATATGAAATTTGAAAACTAGGAGGATGATTGGTAAAGTTGCTTTATACACAGTGACTTATACTAAACAACAAAGTTAAAATTTCCATATAATTGATTGTTGCCCCATTCTCAAAACATGCCAAGCAACAAAAGggaaacaaaatttataaatgtAGTTGCAATCAATCCTAGAAAGGTCTTATTTTTACATCAGTCCTTGAGCTGACAAACTATCAAATTTATGCCAAACAATCAAGTTTCTGAAAAATTAAAGGGGAAAAAAGTACGAAAATATTTGAAACACATTTGATTATAAACCATTCAGTGCCACAATTTACTTGCTCTTTGCAAGGAATTCCTTCATAATACTCTCGCCTCACCTCCGAGTCTCTGCGTAGTCGTTAGGTTCATCATTGTTCTCTGCCGCATGGTTGTTTTCAAGTGGCTCAACGAATTCACCACCATCTTGGTGGCTACCAAGTTGACCATCATATCCCAAATTAGAGTTGCTTCCCTGTTCACCAGGAGCAGCAGCGTAACTAGTCTCGACATTGCCACCACTATAGCTTCCCGGGGCACCATAACTACCACTTCCATAGCTTCCACTGTTTCTATTATCATTACGACCATAAGTACTACCACCATAGCCGCCACCACCAAATCCACCACCACCATATCCGCCTCCGCCACCGCCTCCATAGCCACCACCACCACCGTATCCACCACCTCCGCCATAGCCTCCACCTCCTCCATAGCCGCCTCCACCACCAAACCCAGGACGTGACCTTTCTGTAGCATAGTTCACTCGTACTGTCCGACCATGAAGATCCTGTGAGACAACATGATTTAGTCATTAGATGCTATACAAGAAACATTACCAAAATTTTTTAGCTTTGCAAAGAACAGCAAAATGAGTCAATCGAAACAAACAACTAGATGGTGAAATTGTAATACTCCTGTTACATGCATTATGTAATTTACAACTACATATGCCTATATATTCAATATTTCTATCTTATCTTGACTAAACAACTGCAGTTACTTCCTCC
The Vicia villosa cultivar HV-30 ecotype Madison, WI linkage group LG6, Vvil1.0, whole genome shotgun sequence genome window above contains:
- the LOC131608895 gene encoding glycine-rich RNA-binding protein 2, mitochondrial-like, which encodes MAFFGKIGNLLKSSAVKHINHDISMSTPLAFQAIRSMSSAKLFVGGISYSTDDTSLREHFARYGEVIDARVITDRETGRSRGFGFITFTTSEDASAALQAMDGQDLHGRTVRVNYATERSRPGFGGGGGYGGGGGYGGGGGYGGGGGYGGGGGGGYGGGGFGGGGYGGSTYGRNDNRNSGSYGSGSYGAPGSYSGGNVETSYAAAPGEQGSNSNLGYDGQLGSHQDGGEFVEPLENNHAAENNDEPNDYAETRR